The Raphanus sativus cultivar WK10039 chromosome 2, ASM80110v3, whole genome shotgun sequence DNA segment ACAGCCGCcaaatctcaagtcctcgccgacttccttgtCGAGCTCACGCCAGATCTTGCACAAGACCTCGATGTCCCGAGTCCCAATTGGATTCTTCATGTCGACGGATCATCGACGAGCAAAGGATCCGGTGCTGGAGTCCAGCTTCAATCGCCAACAGGAGAACTCATCCGCCAGTCTTTCAGCTTCGGCTTCCCGGCCTCTAACAACGAGGCAGAGTATGAATCGTTGATCGCCGGTCTTCGTCTCGCCCGAGCCGTCAAAGCCAAACGCTTGAGTGCTTATTGCGACTCGCAGCTCGTCGCTAGCCAGTTTAGCGGCGACTACGATGCTCGCAATGATAGAATGGATGCGTATCTCCGAGTGGTTCAGGAGCTCGCTAGGGAATTCGATTTCTTCGAACTCACCAAGGTTCCCCGCGGAGAGAACGTTTGCGCCGATGCCTTAGCCGCACTCGGGAGCAAACTCCACGATCAGGTCAAAAGGACGATACCCATACAGCGGATCGATCGACCGAGCATCGATTCTTCCTCCGACGACAGCTCTCCCATCACCCCAATCTTTGCGACAACTCGACGATCCACCACCGATCAAACCGAAACTGAGATGCCGGATCAAGCCGACACCGAGATGACCGATCGTGACGATACCCCAGTCGATTGGCGAGCCGAGTTCCTAGATTATCTCGTACGAGAAAGACTGCCGAACGATAAGTGGGCAGCGCGACGCCTGAAGAGACGCAGCGCCCATTACGTCGTCATGAACGACGAACTCCACCGAGTGACCGCGAATAAGGTTCTCTTAAAGTGCATCCAGGGCGATGAAGTACGCCGAGTAATGGCTGAAACTCACGACGGAGCAGGAGGAAACCACTCGGGAGGCCGAGCACTCGCCCTTAAGGTTCGAAGCTTGGGATTCTTTTGGCCGTCTATGAACACTGACTGCGAGGCATACGCTCGtcggtgcgacaaatgccagcgtcacgctccgagcatccacagtcccactgagctgttgcggacatctgctgccccttatccgttcatgaggtggggGATGGACATCATCGGGCCAATGCCGACCTCGCGCCAACGTCGTTTCATCCTGGTCCTCACTGATTACTTCACCAAATGGATTGAAGCCGAAGCGTTCTCTCAGGTGACGGACAAGGAAGTCCGCACCTTCGTCTGGAAGAACATCATTTGCCGTCACGGTTTGCCGTACGAGATCATAACGGACAATGGCTCTCAGTTCATgtccggaaacttcaaagagttctgcaacaagtggaatatccgtctaagcccttcgactcctcgttacccgcaaggaaacggacaggcggaatcttccaacaagattatcatcgatggtatcaagaagcgactcgacctaaagaaaggccattgggccgacgagctggacggcgtcctctggtcgcaccgaacgactcctcgcggtgcgaccaaatccacccctttctctcttgcttacgggatggaagcaatggccccCGCCGAAGTTAACGTGACAAGTCTTCGGCGCGCCAAGATGCCGCAGTTCGTCGAGCTTAATCAAGATATGCTCCTCGATGCCCTCGATGAACTCGAGGAAAAACGAGATCAAGCgcttcttcggatccaaaaTTACCAGAACCAGATCGAGAGCTACTATAATAAGAAGGTAAAAGCGCGCCCTCTCGAGCTCGGCGATCTCGTCCTCCGAAAAGTCTTCGACAACACAAAGGAGCTCAACGCTGGCAAGCTagggaccaattgggaaggaccttacaagatcacccgagtcgttcgaccaggcgtctaccgactcgagacttcccGCGGAGAGGCAGTTCCACGAGCCTGGAACTCTATGCATCTTCGCCTCTTCTACCAATAGATTCGTCTCATCTTTTTCTCCGAGCGAATGACCAACAGGTCACtgttcgcaaaaaaaaaaaaaaaaaaaaaaaaaaaaaaaaaaaaaaaaaaaaaccgagtagatgcacctaaccgtcacttctactcgtccgagtgaatgcgctactacagccactttcactcggtcaaacgaactacgaaaggcttgatcctcatccgaggtacgtaggcatcccttcacagggtccagccccaaccaaaacaaagtccaaactTTTTCGCGAAAGAATGACGAACAGTCACTTTCTAGTAAACGATGCCAACCCCTTTTTCAAGCGGCGTACGAGCACTCGCCCAAAATCAATCGATTGGGTCTTGATCAGACGTCAGTCGAAGGGAATAACAGCCTTGCGTCACCTGTGCGTCACGCATTGACCGGCTACCCGATGGAAATTCTAGACCAAGTCTAACCGAAGAACGACGGTTTGGCCGACCAACGGTTCTCTCGGTTACTGCAATGCGTCTCGGAACCTTTTCCTCGGTAATTCAATAGAACGATTAGAGATTCTCTTTGTAATCGCTTGATCAACCACTTGTAAAAGTTTAGTTGAATAAAGAAGATTCGAACGAGCAACCGCCTCTAATTTCCTGTTCTATCTGAAAAATTGGGAACTCGCTGGCAAACGCGAGTAGCCGCTCGAATGAATCCTTTCTcggttaaaaacaaaaacgattTACATATTTCTAAGTGGAAACGACttactgaaatatataataaaaattcataaaaggTCTGAAGAAAAAGCAAGGCAGTAGTTCATACAACAAAAGGCCTTAGCCGAGAAAAGGAAATAGTTTTAAAGGCACAAGCGCCAAAAGTCAGATACAACAAACATCAAATACTAATCCAAGGCAGGAAGATCCTCCTCGGGATGTTCTTCGCTCGCGCCAGAGTCCGCCCCCTCGAGATGTCCTTCACTCGCGCCAGAATCCGCATCCTCGAATGACGGCGAGTCGGAGATATTGACCGGCGTGTTGGAGATCGGTTCGTCGGGAGCTGACTTGTTCGTCTCCTCAGCCACGGAAGGGTCCTTAAGGGCAACTTCTTGACCCGGGAGAACAGCATCAGGGCGAGCTGGCGACTGAACGGTGTCGAGAAGGCTCTTCGACGGCTCTTCGGATCGATCCCCTGGTGCTCTGAGGGGAGTGCGAAGCGTCTTGGCGGCCTCGGAGTCGAGCAAGTCCATGTTCGACCCAAATTTGTCGATTTTATCCATCATCTCCTGGATAACGAACCTCGACTCGAGCACGAGAGGAGATAAAGAAAGGTCCTTCTCGAGAAGATCATCTACGATCAAACGCTTCACCTCCGCATCATAATGCCTCTCTTGCCCGGCGTAGATATCAATATCTCCCTGAGAGATGTTTTTACCTGCCGCTTTCATCCCTTCAAGGCAACGTCTCATCCCCCGAGCCTGGCCGAGCATGCATCTCGCATCCTCAAAGTTATCACGACGGGACTCCCGATCCTGGATCCTCTGGAAGCGAACGGCGGCTTTCCCATGCATCGCCGCCATTACTCGGATCCGTTCGTGAGTAACCTCATAGCGGCGCGACTCTCGGAGACGATCCATCTCCTTGGAATGCTCTAAGGCAGCAGCCGCCTTCTCTTCCTCGAGGGTCTTCTTCTCGTTTGCCAGCTTGGTTTTCTCTTTCTCGAGCGCTTTAACCAACTCCCGGGCTCGCTTCAGCTCCTTGTTCATAGCCGCCTCTTTCTGGGAGAGTTCATCCCTCATGGCCGCTTCTGCAATAACcgcttcgtccttcttcttcagCATGACCTCTAAGGCGACAGTCGCCTCCTTGGTGTTGCGCCGTTGCCTATCAATCACACCATAGGTCCTCTTCAGCTCTTTGTCGTATATGCGGACGACCTCGTTCCAGTCACCTTGGCTCTGCAACACATCAAAGAAAGAGTTGGGATAGGACGACCAAATGAGAAGAAAGACGAGAAACGAATGCGATGCAGAAACTATACTTACCTTAACCGAGGAACCGGCAGCAGCGGTGTACTCGTCTTGGAAAACTAAGTCCTTGACGAGTGGGAGATGCTCCCTACTTCCCCGGACTTGGCGGACGAAACGAGCGCAATCTCTCTCGTTACAAACGAGAGGAGTGTCCCGCTTGAAAATGAAGTCCACTTTATCCGGGCAAAACCCCTGCAGGTTCTTCGGCACAGCCTTACCCTCCTGAGCCTTCGGAGAGGACCTGTTCGATCCCCGGGCATCTTCACGAACCGCCGCCTTGGGGAGGGAAACGGCAGTAGTCGGAGCCTCCACGGTTTCCTTCTCCGTATTGGGCGCTATCTCGTGCCCCGAGGATTCGCCGGCACTCttcttattattctttttcGACTTCTTCTTCACCTTAGAAGAAGTCCCCTGAAGACCACCATCGAGAGACGGATCCGGGAGAACGTCATCTCGAGAATTGTTGCTAGGCTCCAAGGCCTGGAGCTCACCTCTCTCCACAGAGGAAGGCCGAACCTCAACGGGATCCTTGCGCGCCCGCTTCTTCTCCGATCCGGCGCCCCCACCGGTGGAAGTCTCCTCGGCTTGCTTCTCCTCGGAAGAAACGCCTTCCCTCTCCTTCCTCTTGCTCCCCGACTTTCTCACGAGCTGAGCCCCGTCCGACTCAGTCGCTCTCGGCTCCCCGGGATCAGAGGAGTTTGCGTTAGAGCTTTGGTCCGGTTCCACGAACCCGAGTTGCTTCCCAACCACCAAACTTAGATCCGGCAATTCCCTCATAGCTCTGGCTCGGTTAATTTCAATCTGCTCGGCTTTGGTGAACAAGTTGATTCTCTTCGACTTTTTGGTGATGAGAGGAACGGTGTCCGAACGCCAAACCTCTGCAAAGACAAAAGAAAGCGACTTAGGATCCCTGAGGAAACcgagcaaaagaagagaaagagaaacttaCGCCGCTTGATCCGATCAATCGACCTACGAATCCTCCTGTACGAGAAGTTCTCCCAAAAATCCTGTTTCTGGGACGCGATAATCCGAGCACTCTCCAAGAAATCTTCCTCGTACTCCGCGGTATTCGAGTGAGGAACTGTcaaaacaagagaaaaagagaTGGTCAGGAGTCTGAAACAGTAAAAGATTAAAGAACATTCAATACCAAATTCATTGTTCCAAAGAACACGGTAACCGGTCTTCAGCGGCTCCTCGAAAGCCGAGCGATCGGACTTAACATAGAAGTACGATCGCTGCCAGTCGTTCGTCTTGGTCGGATAGCCCGTTACCACATTATAGTTCGGGCGTATCTTCAGTGATAACAGGCCTCGATTAATCTTCACCGAGACCAGCTCCTCAAATGCTCGGACGCTGAGAGCAGCGCCAGCTTCCGCCCCAATCACCATCAGCGCAACTGCTAGACGCCAAGCGCCATTCAAGAATTGGCTCAAAGCGACTCCTCGGCGCATCGTGTAGGCGGTGACGAGTCGAGGAATCGGAAACCATAGTTTCGTGTCCTTTTCGAAGTACGACTCGTATACGCACTGATACCCCTTCGGGGGGGACCACGGCCTTTGGGTCTTTGACGGGATTATGAATGTAACTCCGGTCGCCTTGCCTCTCTTCAGCAGCTTCGTCACCGACTCGAATGTGGATCGCGTCGGTAAAACGTTCCTCCAGTCTTGCCCCTCAACTACAGGGGGACGAGCTCGCGACGGATCGAGTCGGCGCTGCTCCTCGAAAATATTTCCCGGGTAGAAGCAGTAGGGAGTCATCCCGTCGTCAGGAGAGCCATCGCCTCCGTCATCGTCTGCGCGAGATTGAACCATCGCTACCGAGACGAGCATACGCTGCTCTCGGGTCATGTTCTCGgtatccatcatcgcctcgCGATGAGCCTCCTCTACGCTATCGCCGGATCCGCGAACCCTCTCCAGATCACTATCGGGACCAGTGGTGCTCGAAATCATCTTTCCCTTTTGTTCTCGAGAAAGTTGTTTGCTCGTCGACATATCGAGTAGAGGAACTAAAACAGAGAGCAAAAGCTAGAGAGATAAggagtagagagagaaagtacctgatAAACTGAGAGAAGAATGAGAGAGATCTCGAGAGAGACCTCTTATTTATAGAGAGAGTGAAGGCGCCTCCCACGAGGTGCCATCATTAGCCCTAAGCGGGCCTAATTGGGCCTGTCGGCGGGCTCGCGCGTCACACTCAGACGCGACCTTTCGGATTCCCGACAAAAAACCCTAGCGACGTTTCAGCTTCTCGATCGAAAACCGGTGATGGTTCGCTGTCACATCAAAAACCGGCACAGTCGATTCATCGGTTTAGAGGAGTTCATCTGAGGCATCGAGCGTACGATAGGTCGGTTGTTCGTTCGGGAACATCCGGAACTCTTTCCGCCGGCGGTTCCTCGGTTAAATCAAAGGAACCGACTATCAAACCTCCTATTCTTCGAGCCCTAACTCACTAATTCGCTGCGACCAGCTGCTCGACAACGAACTagggggggacttactgttggggatggattggcaccatccacaaggcccagcgaataGGAGGCCCATTACTACCATTCAAAGGATGACCGGCTCGGAGACGGCTTCTGACGAGCCGCGACTCGGCTCGAGACCTCTATAGCTGAACGACGAGAAGCCGATGGAAACGATCAGGCGGCTCGGGCCGAGCAGTCTTCTCGACTGGGCCTTTAAGCCAAAAGGCCCATAACGAAGGGGACGGATTAGGTCAAAGCcaaccgacctaggagactatataaggagttgaggacaggaaAGAAAGGCATCACCACATAGACAGACAGACTTGCGgcaagattagggtttcctttattctctttgtatctcgccgctctcttgtacttccggctaggatctcaccgagcatcgactagccggctttcttactcttgtaccctcgttattccgactctaataaaacgtctctgttcatcccactcttgagttcttctactttttgttgaccaaactcaccttaaacaTATGGTTTTGGAGCAACAGGCTCATCCATGGCTAACAGAGTCGGAGAGAGAGCAACTGTGTTTGCTAATGAACTGCCAGAAACTGTCACTGGAGGCATGCACACACGCAGCACAAAACGAGCGTCTACCTTTGCGAGTCATAGTACAAGTCTTGTTCATTGAACAGATGCGGCTTCGGACATCTATAGCAGGATGGTTCATTGACACGGACAGCAACACTGACGACGACACAAGAAGCAAGGATCATGCACGCGAGGGACACAACGGAAATGCAAatatggtgatgatgatgaatgggATGAAGGAACGTGTTTACGAGCTTGAGAAAGAGTGCACGAGCGTGAAGCAAGACCTTGACAAGCTCGTCAAGACAAAAGAAGGACGTAACTTCTTCTCAAAGTTATTCGGATTGAGGTTTAAAACTAAGACTTCACCGGGAGATATGAAGACGGTGTAAGGAAAAAGAGTTAACACCTAGCTAGTAACGGGAGTTGCATGGTCTTTAGAGacacttttgttttattttgttcttgagTTTTAATATTGGAGACTCTCTGAAATCATACgataatctttcttttttttttgattctttGCTCTTTTAGgagttaaatttttttgttcatatGCAAATATAAAGAAGCACTAGATGTAAAAAGGTTTTGATTGAATAAATTTAgcattcatttaaaaaaaaaaaaatttgatgaaCACAGCGTAGTACATTCAAGGAATTTGTAAACGTTCATGATGTTTCATATTGCATAATTCAATATCgaattattttaaaacgatGTCGTGTAGATTAATATAAACGGTAGGTTGTTAGTTCACAGAATGTAAGAACGGCACGCATGTTAAACTCATCTTGTTCATCTGCTTCTCCTCCATCGCTCTCTGGAGAAATCAAAATGATGAGGAGCTCTGACGTCCACCTTAAAACCCTAGGCCATTCCGTCCGTACACTTGTCTTCTCGATCTTCCCTCCTAAGCAGAAACcgcagtctctctctctcttccattCGCATACTTACGAATGTGAGTGAGGGCGGGCTTTCTCTTCCTCCCCAGAATCAGAATCAGAATCAGAATCAGCATCCGGAGGAGTGTGGTGAAAAGGACCCGCCTTTTGAGGTGGGTGATGGGAGTTACGGCGGCTTAGAGGGGGGGGGGGAAACCATGCTTTCTCTCCCCGTGCGAGCTTATTTCTTCTCCACTAGGTGGCATCGTTTATGTCATCATTCTGTATCTGAATCAGAACGGACTAAGCGTGTGATATCTAACCTACCTACCACTGATTATGAgttaaaaaaaagatcaaaactttgcaaatggtttttttttagaaatttgatgAAATGTGATGATTGAAGTGTTGTGTGGATATGTGATTCGTGTGCAGCTTTGATTTGAAAAGCTTAGTTGACCGAAACAAGCTCTCAACTTCATCCCACCCACTTGGCGTATGACTGACTAACTATGTTGTTCCCAAGTTCGGCAATCATTCTGATCCCACTGTAAGTTGCCATAGTGACTGACATTCTCAGTTAAcatgtttttatcttttttggTTGAAGTGGATTCATTGAACTACTACATTTTACTAAAAGCTTgatttccttttttgtttttcaggGCACTGGTGGGTGCATAAGTGGGAGTGAGTGCATTTACATGGTAGTCTTCCAGTATGGATCGATTCTCTTGTTTAATGTACGGGAACACGAAGTTGATGAGTATCTTAAAGTGGTGGAGAAGCATTCTTCTGGTTTACTCTCTGAAATGAGAAAAGACGGTGAGCTTGCTCTTTTTTGCTCTATAGCTTGAAAGGATGCGAAATATGCTCAGATATGGGAGAGTTTCTTAGGGATGAATTTGAATCGGACTCAGAGATCTGCAAGCCTTGATTTTAAGCTCAAGTTTGTAGAGGTATCTATACTATCTTTTTTATCTGTCATTTTGTGGATAAGTCAAACTTGTTAgtgactattttttttttttttttgtttatgcaGCACAACATTCGTTTCCTTCAGGAAATACTTCAAAACAGAAAATCAGATTTTCTGGAGTGGCGGCTAATCATTATCCTCATCAGTGCTTGAAATCGCCATTTCTCTGTACGATCTTGTCAGGAGATCCTTGTGAGTTGTGACCAACTCTCTGCCATCTcttttttaaatgcatattcTTCCTCGTGGTGACAAGGAATCACACTCAGTTTTCACGCTGTAAAGTGATAGGAAAGCTCATACAATCATAGTTTTAGAAATGAGTTTCGTACCTTATTCACTGCTTCTCTGCAGTCAAAGACAAAGTTAATTTTGTTGAAAGTCTTTCTTGTCGTAAGGATTTGCCAACACCAGCCTTTTGGAGGCCCAGAGTGTCCAGCatgtaaatgtaaatattaGCAAAGCCATTTGACAGAAGTGAGATTATATATTGGTTGAAAGAGGGGAAAGTATAGAAAGTGAAAGATGTATGCAAACTGACGAATTTGAGTCTATGCAAAATAGGTTTGAGATAAATGTCAATCACCAACCAAATAGTAGTCCCccatccaaaataaaataggtCCCAATCTTTTTGAAGTGGGTTTAGAACTCCGATCCTCAAGATCAAACAAGAAGAATATATGTAAACTAGAGAGAGAATCCAAAGGAAGGGTAAGGGAGATTATTAAAGGATTTGTAATTGGGAATGAATTTTCGAGCCTTGACATGTTTTCCATTAATGGTGAACTTGGTCCTGCACCCCTCATCATCGCTTACAATCTCTGGAATCTTGGCGGCTGAACGCAACACCATCCTTGCATACAGCGCTTGGTCCTTCCCTCCTACCCCACCCATGTGTATCGCTTCTACAATATCTCCAAATCTCCTACAACGCCAAAAATGTATACTACTGAGTCTACCATGAAAACCTTTAAACCACATGCATGCATCCAGGGCCGTGCCAAACCATTCCAGTCATAACGGTTGAAGATTAATCTATATGTAATGATTGTCTTAAATTGTTAATCAGATGAATGCATGGTAGATTATAAAACATCGAATGGGGTCCTAGCTAATTAAATGATTGGTAGATTATAAAACATCGAATGTGGTCCTAGCTAATTAAATAATTGGGAGTATAAGAACTAGGCACGACCTTGGCCTTTGCATGGCTTTATAATTAAATGGATTCAGTACCTGGTGAAATAGGCATACACTTCTTCTTTAGAGATTGGGTATCCTTTAGAGAATGTTAGGAAGATAGTCCTCTCCTCAGCCGTTACTTGCTGGCCCTCAACGTTGCTTGTTCCTGCCCCTGCATGATTAGTTGTTGCTTGTTGAGCCCACAAGAAGTGTCTAGACGTATACATCTTCTCCTTGTTGTGCATCTGAAAGCGCACGCATATATCCTCAAAAGCTGGGCAGCATATACTCTTGAAATGCTTCTTCATCTCAATGAGAATATCTTCGCGCTTCTGGTGGATGAATCCGAGAGTAAAGTTATGTCTGGTCATACGCCTGATCCAAGGTATGGATAAGGAGTCGATGTTCCTCAAGCTGGCCAGGAACGTTGGGAAACTTTCGTAGGATAAGCAACGCAGACACATGACGACTTCGTCAACGACGGTGTTGATGAGAAGGTCCGGTAATGAAACAAGATTATAGATTAGGTTGCTCATGAAAACACTTTTCTCGAGATAGATGAGAAAGCACATGACCTCAAAAGACAGTCTAATGTCTTGTCTTAGACTTATGACAACACGAGTGAAAAGATCTCTCTCAAACTTGTGGAAAGCATTGAACTCTTCTTTCGTGATGGTTActgaggatgaagaagatgaagaatccatttttttttcactcAGCAGATATGAAATTTTGatcttttgcttttcttttgaAAGTATGTGGATATAGTTGGTAAGAGATGAAAATATAGGTAGACTTTAGAAAAGGAATCCAGAGAAATGGTGAATATATTTTTCGACATGCCTCATTTTCTTTGTTAACAGATACTTTCATGCACCAAATCTATATTCATTTGATTTTCCTATAAATGTcctcattttctttattttcctataaatactATCTACTCTTAAGTAGTTACaacattatttataattttggggGGCAAGtttcatttattatattaaaacagtaacatgatctattgataaatgttatgtccAACTATATACTACAACCATTTCAAAATAATGTATTTCTagattttccatatttttaagaaatacataaaattttgacaagaaatatattattttatgtgtttAGTTATTTCCTGTgattttaaccaatcaaaatttagtaaacacaattaatgttttaaaaatttaaaatttgttattattacatacattgaaaatgtaaaatataaacattttaaaaatgatttttttctaaaatatggaTCATTCTGAAGAAACGGAAGAagtatttcatttatttaacaaactattctatcaaattaaattaacattaaacacaactataattacaaaaaaaaactcaaatataattttttttaaacaaaaaaaaatatatctgtcATTTGAAGGACGGTTAGAATGTAGTTTATATTATAAGGTCATTGCCATCCAATCCAGTAACCAACTATTCATGCCTTTTCTCGCTGTGAAAAGATAAGAAAAAGCtcataaaatcataattttaggAATGAGAATTTTACTATGCTCCTTGAGTCCTTGTTCACTGCTTCTCTGCAGTAAAACAATAGTTATTTTATGTATCTTTTGAAGTTAGTTTTATCACAGATGAAAGCTTTCTTTCCATAAGGATCTGCCAACCCATTCTCCTGTGCCCAAGAGTGTCCAGCATGAGAATGCAAAAATTAGCATAGCCATTGGGGACAGATGTGAGATTACATTGGTTAAAGAGGGAAAAGTATAGAAAGTGAAAGATGTATGCAAACTAACGAATTTGAGTCCATGCTAAACAGTTTGGAGATAAATTCACCAACCAAATAAAAGTCCATacatccaaaataaaataggtcccaaatttttttttaaagaaaaagccACATACATGCCTTTCGGAACTCCTCAAAGATCAAACGAAAGATTATTAGCGGAT contains these protein-coding regions:
- the LOC130507961 gene encoding meiosis-specific protein ASY2-like isoform X2; the protein is MSTSKQLSREQKGKMISSTTGPDSDLERVRGSGDSVEEAHREAMMDTENMTREQRMLVSVAMVQSRADDDGGDGSPDDGMTPYCFYPGNIFEEQRRLDPSRARPPVVEGQDWRNVLPTRSTFESVTKLLKRGKATGVTFIIPSKTQRPWSPPKGYQCVYESYFEKDTKLWFPIPRLVTAYTMRRGVALSQFLNGAWRLAVALMVIGAEAGAALSVRAFEELVSVKINRGLLSLKIRPNYNVVTGYPTKTNDWQRSYFYVKSDRSAFEEPLKTGYRVLWNNEFGIECSLIFYCFRLLTISFSLVLTVPHSNTAEYEEDFLESARIIASQKQDFWENFSYRRIRRSIDRIKRQVWRSDTVPLITKKSKRINLFTKAEQIEINRARAMRELPDLSLVVGKQLGFVEPDQSSNANSSDPGEPRATESDGAQLVRKSGSKRKEREGVSSEEKQAEETSTGGGAGSEKKRARKDPVEVRPSSVERGELQALEPSNNSRDDVLPDPSLDGGLQGTSSKVKKKSKKNNKKSAGESSGHEIAPNTEKETVEAPTTAVSLPKAAVREDARGSNRSSPKAQEGKAVPKNLQGFCPDKVDFIFKRDTPLVCNERDCARFVRQVRGSREHLPLVKDLVFQDEYTAAAGSSVKSQGDWNEVVRIYDKELKRTYGVIDRQRRNTKEATVALEVMLKKKDEAVIAEAAMRDELSQKEAAMNKELKRARELVKALEKEKTKLANEKKTLEEEKAAAALEHSKEMDRLRESRRYEVTHERIRVMAAMHGKAAVRFQRIQDRESRRDNFEDARCMLGQARGMRRCLEGMKAAGKNISQGDIDIYAGQERHYDAEVKRLIVDDLLEKDLSLSPLVLESRFVIQEMMDKIDKFGSNMDLLDSEAAKTLRTPLRAPGDRSEEPSKSLLDTVQSPARPDAVLPGQEVALKDPSVAEETNKSAPDEPISNTPVNISDSPSFEDADSGASEGHLEGADSGASEEHPEEDLPALD
- the LOC130507961 gene encoding meiosis-specific protein ASY2-like isoform X1 — its product is MSTSKQLSREQKGKMISSTTGPDSDLERVRGSGDSVEEAHREAMMDTENMTREQRMLVSVAMVQSRADDDGGDGSPDDGMTPYCFYPGNIFEEQRRLDPSRARPPVVEGQDWRNVLPTRSTFESVTKLLKRGKATGVTFIIPSKTQRPWSPPKGYQCVYESYFEKDTKLWFPIPRLVTAYTMRRGVALSQFLNGAWRLAVALMVIGAEAGAALSVRAFEELVSVKINRGLLSLKIRPNYNVVTGYPTKTNDWQRSYFYVKSDRSAFEEPLKTGYRVLWNNEFGIECSLIFYCFRLLTISFSLVLTVPHSNTAEYEEDFLESARIIASQKQDFWENFSYRRIRRSIDRIKRQVWRSDTVPLITKKSKRINLFTKAEQIEINRARAMRELPDLSLVVGKQLGFVEPDQSSNANSSDPGEPRATESDGAQLVRKSGSKRKEREGVSSEEKQAEETSTGGGAGSEKKRARKDPVEVRPSSVERGELQALEPSNNSRDDVLPDPSLDGGLQGTSSKVKKKSKKNNKKSAGESSGHEIAPNTEKETVEAPTTAVSLPKAAVREDARGSNRSSPKAQEGKAVPKNLQGFCPDKVDFIFKRDTPLVCNERDCARFVRQVRGSREHLPLVKDLVFQDEYTAAAGSSVKVSIVSASHSFLVFLLIWSSYPNSFFDVLQSQGDWNEVVRIYDKELKRTYGVIDRQRRNTKEATVALEVMLKKKDEAVIAEAAMRDELSQKEAAMNKELKRARELVKALEKEKTKLANEKKTLEEEKAAAALEHSKEMDRLRESRRYEVTHERIRVMAAMHGKAAVRFQRIQDRESRRDNFEDARCMLGQARGMRRCLEGMKAAGKNISQGDIDIYAGQERHYDAEVKRLIVDDLLEKDLSLSPLVLESRFVIQEMMDKIDKFGSNMDLLDSEAAKTLRTPLRAPGDRSEEPSKSLLDTVQSPARPDAVLPGQEVALKDPSVAEETNKSAPDEPISNTPVNISDSPSFEDADSGASEGHLEGADSGASEEHPEEDLPALD
- the LOC108839337 gene encoding uncharacterized protein LOC108839337; translation: MDSSSSSSSVTITKEEFNAFHKFERDLFTRVVISLRQDIRLSFEVMCFLIYLEKSVFMSNLIYNLVSLPDLLINTVVDEVVMCLRCLSYESFPTFLASLRNIDSLSIPWIRRMTRHNFTLGFIHQKREDILIEMKKHFKSICCPAFEDICVRFQMHNKEKMYTSRHFLWAQQATTNHAGAGTSNVEGQQVTAEERTIFLTFSKGYPISKEEVYAYFTRRFGDIVEAIHMGGVGGKDQALYARMVLRSAAKIPEIVSDDEGCRTKFTINGKHVKARKFIPNYKSFNNLPYPSFGFSL